The genomic stretch TGTATGACAATTATGCATTCTTTGCAAGTGTTTCGGCCTTAGCAACTACTTCTTCAATAGGTCCAACCATGTAGAAGGCAACCTCAGGAAGGTGGTCATATTCTCCTTGCAAGATCTTTGAGAAACCTTTGATGGTCTCCTCAAGGGGTACCAATTTACCAGCATGACCTGTGAATACTTCAGCAACTTGGAAAGGTTGGGACAAGAATCTCTGGATTTTACGTGCACGTGCAACAGTCAGTTTGTCTTCCTCAGATAACTCATCCATACCCAAGATAGCAATGATATCCTGGAGGGACTTGTAGTCCTGCAGAATCTTCTGAACGCCACGTGCAACATTGTAGTGCTCAGCACCAATGATGTTGGGGTCCATAATACGAGAGGTCGAGTCGAGGGGGTCCACAGCAGGGTAAATACCCAGCTCAGCAATAGCACGGGACAGCACAGTGGTGGCGTCCAAGTGAGCAAAGGTTGTGGCTGGGGCGGGGTCAGTCAAGTCATCGGCAGGTACATAGATAGCCTGCACTGATGTGATGGAGCCCTTCTTGGTGGTGGTGATGCGTTCCTGCATAGTACCCATGTCAGTGGCCAAAGTGGGTTGGTAACCCACAGCAGAGGGAATACGACCCAACAAGGCAGATACCTCTGAACCAGCCTGAGTGAAACGGAAAATGTTATCAATGAAAAGCAGCACATCCTGACCCTCCTGGTCTCTGAAGTACTCAGCCACAGTCAAACCAGTCAGAGCAACACGGGCACGGGCGCCGGGAGGCTCATTCATCTGTCCGTACACAAGAGCTACCTTGGATGTCTTGTCCTTCAGAGAGATTACACCGGACTCAATCATCTCATGATACAAATCGTTACCCTCACGGGTGCGCTCACCCACTCCGGCGAATACTGAGTAACCACCGTGAGCTTTAGCTACGNNNNNNNNNNNNNNNNNNNNNNNNNNNNNNNNNNNNNNNNNNNNNNNNNNNNNNNNNNNNNNNNNNNNNNNNNNNNNNNNNNNNNNNNNNNNNNNNNNNNNNNNNNNNNNNNNNNNNNNNNNNNNNNNNNNNNNNNNNNNNNNNNNNNNNNNNNNNNNNNNNNNNNNNNNNNNNNNNNNNNNNNNNNNNNNNNNNNNNNNNNNNNNNNNNNNNNNNNNNNNNNNNNNNNNNNNNNNNNNNNNNNNNNNNNNNNNNNNNNNNNNNNNNNNNNNNNNNNNNNNNNNNNNNNNNNNNNNNNNNNNNNNNNNNNNNNNNNNNNNNNNNNNNNNNNNNNNNNNNNNNNNNNNNNNNNNNNNNNNNNNNNNNNNNNNNNNNNNNNNNNNNNNNNNNNNNNNNNNNNNNNNNNNNNNNNNNNNNNNNNNNNNNNNNNNNNNNNNNNNNNNNNNNNNNNNNNNNNNNNNNNNNNNNNNNNNNNNNNNNNNNNNNNNNNNNNNNNNNNNNNNNNNNNNNNNNNNNNNNNNNNNNNNNNNNNNNNNNNNNNNNNNNNNNNNNNNNNNNNNNNNNNNNNNNNNNNNNNNNNNNNNNNNNNNNNNNNNNNNNNNNNNNNNNNNNNNNNNNNNNNNNNNNNNNNNNNNNNNNNNNNNNNNNNNNNNNNNNNNNNNNNNNNNNNNNNNNNNNNNNNNNNNNNNNNNNNNNNNNNNNNNNNNNNNNNNNNNNNNNNNNNNNNNNNNNNNNNNNNNNNNNNNNNNNNNNNNNNNNNNNNNNNNNNNNNNNNNNNNNNNNNNNNNNNNNNNNNNNNNNNNNNNNNNNNNNNNNNNNNNNNNNNNNNNNNNNNNNNNNNNNNNNNNNNNNNNNNNNNNNNNNNNNNNNNNNNNNNNNNNNNNNNNNNNNNNNNNNNNNNNNNNNNNNNNNNNNNNNNNNNNNNNNNNNNNNNNNNNNNNNNNNNNNNNNNNNNNNNNNNNNNNNNNNNNNNNNNNNNNNNNNNNNNNNNNNNNNNNNNCAGAGTCGAGCACGGGCTGACCGCGGACCAAACCTTCGGTACCGTCCATGGCGATGGTGCGGACGGTGTTCTCTCCTAAATGTTGCGCCACCTCAAGAACGAGCCTTGGGGATCGGTTTTGTACTTCCAAGGCATTTAGGATGGGTGGTAGATTGTCTTCGAACTGAACGTCGACGACGGCACCGATGACTGCAACTACCTTACCTTGCCCTTTGCCTGCAGCTTTGGCAGCATAATTTCTGTTTCCTGCAGAAACGGACACGATTTTTCCACATTCTGCAACAGATTTTGCAGCCAGAAGGCTGCTACCCACTCTTCCTACAGCCcctaacattttaattttaattttaataaatgatatgcACGGGCTAGGTAAGGATTTGtcgaaaagtaaaattatgtaataaccTATACCTACGATACGATATCTGCGGCAAGTCAGATACGTATAATGTTACCACTTTTCGCTAGTCGCTACGGATACCATAAGTTTAGTAAAGGATGGCAACACATCTTATTGTAATGTCCCATCCAGACACTTCAGAGGCTACACGAGGGAACACCAGTGTGAGAATAAGGACGGTGCGCTCATATTCCCTTGAGGTAAGACCTCGCTTCGTTTCACTGTCGCTCCGGTTTGTATAGGTTTTTCGGGCGCGAAATAAATGACGCGAAGTGGTGAGTAGAGAGAATCAACGGCGTAGCaggtaactaaataaatagtcGAGTGTGGATGGCTAGCACTCCTGCATCCTCTACTGATCAAGACTCGTGCCAAGAGACTCTAGGGAGCGTCAGGCGAGAGTCTAGTACCGGCATAATGGCATAATCCACAGAGAAGACtaccattaaaaattaacaaagaatTTAGGGTTTATTTTGTTCCATTGCTTGGCTGGAAAACATctcaattttcaaatttgattCTGGCACTCGCCGGCCGCTGACGCTTGGGAAAACGCATATGAAAAACAAGTTAAGACGGTCGTACAGatcataatactatactagacGGTAGGTAACATTACTGaagtatattcattattagaaatttatgtaatatatgccTTATTTCCCTAATTTtacaatgaattaatattcaaatccaTACATACTATCTTTACAacaattgtgtttttaattgttataagaaaagtcaaatttcaattcaattctttTGCTGGGTGGCAATTTGTTTATGCACAGAGAAAAGTCAAAAGAATACTAATGTGTCACAAGTCACATTACGTTAtctgtcaaataaaataacactaacCTGATAAGTTGAATGTGCAAAACGGAACGAATAAAACGAATGAGACTACGTTTCATGGaggcaataatttataattccaaGTTCTAACTAcaggaattttaataaatatgactatgttgatataaatattcaaatcaacatcattattttatacgcagtaataaaatttgaatcaGAATGATAAGACGGCGATTGTTTTCTCCTGtaagttacctatatatttttataggttcccttgttttgtttttctatgaaattaaGTCTATTTTATGGTTTAATGTATTCAGAGAAACTGTAGTACAAAGATGTATTCAAAAAACTGTTCTTTTAGATTCTTCGGCAGTACACTATAAAAGGTTATGTTGATTATGCAAGACCTTCCAATATTATTCCATGCTGTGAAGTTTTGAATCGAAGAGTACAAAGTACCGTAGCTGTTAATGAAAGttacattaagaaatttatgAAGGCGGTGGGATGGATGGATCAAGACAGAGCTGTAAatgttctttttaaaaattcagaaAGAtctattaatagatattattatttttactcacTTTAGTAATTTCGATTACAATTATACATTAGtctacattttttaaagattttattaacatacacCCCTTGTTAGATTTTGGCATAGGAACCTtcttattgatatataaaagatattactTTTTGCAatgtacaattaataaaatgtgtcaaaacacattttaagGTGTATCCACAGCCTtatattcaaaagaaaaaacaaattaaattacattcatttatGCTCACTACATTaaacatcttttaaaaattatatttcccaTTACAAATACTTAGCCTTtttctttaaacaataaaattaagccaatgtatatgcatattttatttcagcgGCTTAAACTTACCGGATATTTCTTATACGAGTGTGTACCTGAAAAAATAGCTTATCAACAATGGTTTGAAGTGTTGGACCTCCCAGACACATTTGCATCTTGGTTCATGGTTACTGAACTGCATGTATGGTTGATACTAGTTCGTTATATGGCAGAAGATGTCACTGTTACTGGAAATAAGAAGAAATATATGAAGGGAGATGGCCACTTTGTGCGGAACTGTATTATAGAAGCACTCTGGTCAGACGTTGCTAATAGGATAAAGTTGTTAGAGGTAAGGCTTactatatcaattatattataaatacaaaagggcatttgtttgatttatgtGTCTTGCACATCCCTATTGAAAGCTTTTATTTGGAAGGAGGCTGGGGATGTATTGatctaatttttttcaaaaaaaaatatatcttttccATGAGATTTTTTTGGCTGTGTCGGATACACTGCATGTGAAAAGTtggttgttaataaatatattgttaaatgcaGTTTGTAGTGTGTTGactgttaaaaaattgtttttggtCATTGGtcatagtataaattaatatataaagtctGATAATGTCTACTAAATTTATAGTtgcaataagaaaaaaaaaatttgtacatggaatttactttattttcatgtatatgatattaatatctgATTTTTTAGGGTGCAAACCCAATAATAGCCAAGAAACAAGTGACAGAATTATCAGAGCAATTTCAAGCTGCACTAGTGGGTTATGATGAAGGTTTAGATGACGATAAGGTGTTAGCCGCAGCAGTGTGGAGGAGGTTTTATTCATTGTCACATGATGTCAATGCAGAACACGTTGAAAAAATCGTGCATTTTATACGACATCAGGTAAAAACCTATATTATGACTTAAGgctatcaatatttttttacaacagtgtgtacattttttttatcaataataatatatgttagaataaaaaatgctaaGGTTAACTATATATATCAATTGACATATtggcacaaaaaaaatcgtaaatataatctatatatatctatgattaattcatttttaatgttaaaatatatacaaaactgTAGGTGTTGAAAAGTGTATGACTAAACTAATCATAGTTTTTAGACAAAATTGTACCATAGGATGTTATTGCTTCAGAGAATTTTCTCTGCATAACTCCAAGGTAATGCTGCAAacgaaaaaatatgtttttcttaaattttactcTGAATTCATACtgaatttttttagttatctCTTTGGACCATTCCTTTGCTAGTAAAAGGTTTAATCTATTATCaacttattattgtttttaatattaatgtgtagAAATGAAGttctttttcttaaaaatcgttttttttttcagatggTAATCTTAGACAAAATACCAAGTGAAGATTTAAAATGGAAGCCACAACTATCATGGTTAAGTATAGTGGATcattagttaaataattaagttatataCTGTTgagatttagaaataaaacgatttaatttataacagaaaagtgcttttatttaaacatttacgaAAAGAATAGTCTTCTTAATTCTTCACAACGCTCTCGTTCGAACAACACAGTAACAACAACTTTGCACAGATTATCAATTTTACAGTATTCGTTACAATACGGCCATCTTGTATCACTGAGTTTTGAGTAAAAAGCGTTATAGATatctaataatgtttttttgtctGTGACCATGGAATGTACCAAGTTATTTAAGGTTGTGGGCGAAAGATCTTGGATACCATAAGTGTTCTTTAGATCGTAAAGTTGGAACCAGTGTGGCCGTTTTCCTGGAGTGAGGTTGGCTTCAGTTAAGTTGTAAATGTAACTGTTAATGCTCAATGGTTCctgaaatgaaaatgtttattcggGAAATGTTGCTATGGAGAAAAATTCTCAGAACTTTGAACAAACTTTCTCTAAAACTAAAATAGcacttttaatttgatttaaaatgtatatgttagtatattaaagtttattttttatcttcgGATATCCCATAAAGGAAgcgtgaataaataattaaaaaaacgtgAATACATACGAAATTTTGCGGTCCAAAAGTagcgattttataattaagattataGTTTATGTATGCGgtagcgctaccaccgccccaTGCTACTGCTACGGGGCTGTTGTTTTCATCGTAAAACAATCTGAACTCGTCTGAGTGTAAGTGCCCGTTGAATTCTGCTGCTATCGTTGATTTGAatctaagaaaaatatttatcttacgattatttaaaaaagtaagtattAGAATTAATCACATCGAATCgtgttaaaaactaaattatagtGGAATCGTGGCAAATGCGTTGCCAAAACCTAGctcttttaattatacaaacctttttttactttcttttttttaaattgcgcTTTTAATGAATCGCTCgctatctatataataaaaaaaaacatacctaTTAATAATGCGATTGTACTCGCGGGTCCAAGTATATGTCAAATCATGCACGCCAGGTGGAATGTGACTCAATATGTGCACTTTTTCACCATTTTGTTCAGCCTTGTACAGCTCACTTACAAGCCAGTCTAAGTGACGCTTAGCATCCATTGGGTCGAAAACTAACCACCTGAAATAGAAACCGAATGACTAGCTTGTCCTGGCAGGTTTCAAGGTCTGTGAATCGTTATTTCATTAACATGTATTACTTTaaccaaatataatatatagctatagAATTCATGAAAAAGTCTACATATGTCACAAGGAGATGCTGAAACCCAGTGTTGTGCAGGAGCCTGactgttattataatactaacgAACTGCCCTAGCTTCGAACGGATGCAATAATGCATGGTATATACATatgaaccttcctcttgaatcactctcaTCATTCTATCTAATTAAacaaaccccatcaaaatctattgcgtagttttaaagatctaagtaAACAGGCAAACAGACGGCGGAAAAGCAACTTTGGTATATACTAATTATGTGTTGATTAACTGACTCAACCCCTTTGGTCAACAATTACCGATCTGAGCagtatgttgtttttatttgtaaatttttaatataagctagCTTTTTTCCGtcgcttcgcacgcgttaatctGGAGtagtaatagatattattatacatataaactttccttttGCATCActctgtctattaaaaaaaaatccatgtaaattcgttgcgtagttttaaagatttaagcatacgtcgctttctctgtccctatgtccctaggAGAgtgacagagaaagcgactttgtcgTGTAGTGATATTAAAGTTGTTGGTAATTTTGATTGTGTGAGTTTGATACAGTTTTATGTGtgattttcgtttgttttataataacaataattttatttatttcctttttctctTCTGTTAATTGTATGTCTCTTGGAAATTCAATCTTTAGTTTCCGACTTAATTAAGTAACTGCTTTTTATgtctatttaaacatatattaccAATTATATTTGTAGGCCACATTGTTATTAATCGAAATCACCCGCAGGCCCGGTCGTACAACCATAGAGTATTCGCCTCGTCTACGCATGGTTTCTTTTGCCTCTTCAGTCAAATACATCTCCCATTTTTTAGCCAAACCTTCATATAACCAAGTGGTGTTCATGTTTTTATCAGTTATTCTCTCTGGTGCGAATCTGCCGACAAGCAAAGACATATGTGACATAAAATTTACAGTAGCCCATGTTGTCTCTAccttaaaagtaaaattctGAAAGTAAAAAAGCATTGAAATAGTAATTTAGATAATTTCGCGAGGCGATtagctatttttatacaaagctAAATACATTACTGGTTGGTAGGTTGAGATTCGTGATTGCCAATAGTAGCTAAGACTGGGATGTGGTCGCCaaaagtttttcttattttttctacAAGGTAAAGATTCATGTCGTTGATTAATTCGTAAGTTGTTTCCCAAACATGATGGTCAATTGTGTCGCCTAAATAATAGATCATGTCAATATCCTGAAAGAGAAATAATGATCCTATTAGGTTTCTTATGTTTTTGCAGTCACAGACGACATTCACagtttaaacaatttcatagACGCGTTGTGGTGATTACGACtatgtagttatttaattCAGTTGATGATAAAGATATGGAGTCATCAactgaattaaataaagcCTTTTCTTTACTGGTGCC from Zerene cesonia ecotype Mississippi unplaced genomic scaffold, Zerene_cesonia_1.1 Zces_u002, whole genome shotgun sequence encodes the following:
- the LOC119838297 gene encoding ATP synthase subunit beta, mitochondrial-like, with the translated sequence MLGAVGRVGSSLLAAKSVAECGKIVSVSAGNRNYAAKAAGKGQGKVVAVIGAVVDVQFEDNLPPILNALEVQNRSPRLVLEVAQHLGENTVRTIAMDGTEGLVRGQPVLDSKAHGGYSVFAGVGERTREGNDLYHEMIESGVISLKDKTSKVALVYGQMNEPPGARARVALTGLTVAEYFRDQEGQDVLLFIDNIFRFTQAGSEVSALLGRIPSAVGYQPTLATDMGTMQERITTTKKGSITSVQAIYVPADDLTDPAPATTFAHLDATTVLSRAIAELGIYPAVDPLDSTSRIMDPNIIGAEHYNVARGVQKILQDYKSLQDIIAILGMDELSEEDKLTVARARKIQRFLSQPFQVAEVFTGHAGKLVPLEETIKGFSKILQGEYDHLPEVAFYMVGPIEEVVAKAETLAKNA
- the LOC119838390 gene encoding ubiquinol-cytochrome-c reductase complex assembly factor 1, whose translation is MIRRRLFSPILRQYTIKGYVDYARPSNIIPCCEVLNRRVQSTVAVNESYIKKFMKAVGWMDQDRARLKLTGYFLYECVPEKIAYQQWFEVLDLPDTFASWFMVTELHVWLILVRYMAEDVTVTGNKKKYMKGDGHFVRNCIIEALWSDVANRIKLLEGANPIIAKKQVTELSEQFQAALVGYDEGLDDDKVLAAAVWRRFYSLSHDVNAEHVEKIVHFIRHQMVILDKIPSEDLKWKPQLSWLSIVDH
- the LOC119838298 gene encoding sphingomyelin phosphodiesterase-like, with translation MKVFLIVFIYGISVCVATKYLSSEDLQNLFFKAGKNQLNETEKNYIQDLAQILYLPQQDLADDRSLEPRSTLNCLLCRSLFAALFDLVNAGVSDEDLIVSASQICIDLSIVSPRVCHGAVLLNGPIITYIIRNTPEAEPRTFCAFFLQTNTQSNNCNYNDERYNWEVELPPPSTGSVTPKIDNKPLTVAIISDAHIDPLYEPFGVADCSDPTCCRAGQTPNSHNYTYNPDTDDPIVLNSTSEVNGQIVLDIDAGKKLKQIRSKMNRNTRNSAPAGYWGDYRNCDSPIWAYDDVIDRIHSTHKDIDMIYYLGDTIDHHVWETTYELINDMNLYLVEKIRKTFGDHIPVLATIGNHESQPTNQFAPERITDKNMNTTWLYEGLAKKWEMYLTEEAKETMRRRGEYSMVVRPGLRVISINNNVAYKYNWWLVFDPMDAKRHLDWLVSELYKAEQNGEKVHILSHIPPGVHDLTYTWTREYNRIINRFKSTIAAEFNGHLHSDEFRLFYDENNSPVAVAWGGGSATAYINYNLNYKIATFGPQNFEPLSINSYIYNLTEANLTPGKRPHWFQLYDLKNTYGIQDLSPTTLNNLVHSMVTDKKTLLDIYNAFYSKLSDTRWPYCNEYCKIDNLCKVVVTVLFERERCEELRRLFFS